CCGAACTCGACTATGGCCTGATGCTGGGCGCATTCGGCATCGGGTCGATCCTGACCGCGCTGTGGATTTCGAAAGCGCGGCGGCGCTTCGGTGCAGAGGCCGTGGTGACGGGCGCGACGATGACCTTCATCGTGGCATTGCTGCTGATGGCCTGGGCGACCAGCCTGCCGATGGCAGTCGCGGCATCGTTCGTCGGCGGCATGGGCTGGGTCAGCGCGATGACCAGCCTGAACGTGGCCATGCAGTTGCGCAGCCCGGAGGACATTCTTGGGCGATGCTTGTCGATTTACCAGGCCGTAGCCTTTGGCGGCATGGCGCTGGGAGCGTGGGCATGGGGCACTGTTGCCGATCATTCCAGCCTGCCAACCGCGCTGCATGCTGCTGCGGGCTGGTTCGTGCTGACACTGGTCCTGCATTTCGTGGCTCCCATGCCAACGCGAGAGGAAGGCCGCCTCGACATCGTGCCCGATACGACGCAAGGCCTACCCGAAGGACTGCTCCAAGGACCGAAAAACTGTGACTGATCATCGCCCCTTACGCTCCGTGCTGTACATGCCTGCCAGCAATGCCCGCGCCATGGCCAAGGCGCGCGGTCTCGATTGCGATGCCGTGGCGCTCGATCTGGAAGATGCGGTCGCGCCGGAAGCAAAGGCTGATGCGCGCGGCGCGCTGGTTGCCGAAGCGCAGGCGGGGGGCTTCGGCCATCGTCGCCTGATCGCACGGATCAACGCGCTTTCGACGCCGTGGGGACATGATGATCTGCGCGCGCTCGCTGCCGCCCCGGTCGAAGCCGTGCTGGCGCCAAAGGTCGACGATGCCGACGATATTGTCGGGCTTTCGCGGGCGATGGACGCTGCGGGATTTGCGCCCGATATCGCACTGTGGGTGATGATCGAGACGCCGCGCGCCGTACTGGCGCTGGAGCGGATCGCGGCCTGTGCCGCCACTACGCGGCTGCGTGGCTTCGTGCTTGGCCTGAACGATCTGGCCAAGGACAGCGGCATTGCGCAGTTGCCCGGTCGCGCCGCCTTTGTGCCGGTGCTGACGATGGCCGTGCTGGCAGCCCGTGCCCACGGTCTGCTGATCCTTGACGGGGTGTGCAACGCGATTGACGATCCCGCACTGCTGGAGGCCGAGTGCGTACAGGCGCGCGATTCGGGGTTTGATGGAAAGACGTTGATTCACCCCGCGCAACTCGATGCCTGCAACCGCATCTTCGCACCGACCGATGCTGATATCACCAATGCGGAGGCAATTGTCGCGGCCTTTGCCGACCCGGCAAATGCGGGCAAGGGCGCCCTGAGAATAAACGGGAAAATGGCGGAACTGCTGCATCTGGCACAGGCCCGGCAATTGCTGGGCAAGGCCCAGGCCATCGCCATGCGCGCCTGATCCATGCCCACGCCACTGGCGCAACTTAAGCACATTTTTACAAAGTTGCGCCAGACCTGTCCCCGGACAAGGGGATCTGGTGGACGTAATGGATACTTTGCGGGGAATTGACCGGGACAGCGTCGATGCGGAACTCGACCTTGCAGGCTTCGAGGACGAAGTGGCAAGCGAACCACCGCCGTCGGTCGGCCAGGACGAGCGCCGCATGCAAGTGCGCGCCTACAATTACTGGGCCGGA
This genomic interval from Novosphingobium sp. CECT 9465 contains the following:
- a CDS encoding CoA ester lyase, producing the protein MLYMPASNARAMAKARGLDCDAVALDLEDAVAPEAKADARGALVAEAQAGGFGHRRLIARINALSTPWGHDDLRALAAAPVEAVLAPKVDDADDIVGLSRAMDAAGFAPDIALWVMIETPRAVLALERIAACAATTRLRGFVLGLNDLAKDSGIAQLPGRAAFVPVLTMAVLAARAHGLLILDGVCNAIDDPALLEAECVQARDSGFDGKTLIHPAQLDACNRIFAPTDADITNAEAIVAAFADPANAGKGALRINGKMAELLHLAQARQLLGKAQAIAMRA